Part of the Coriobacteriaceae bacterium genome is shown below.
CGGGCTCGGCTTCAACGACGGCGTCGAGCAGCAACTTTGCAGTGCCGCTGGGGGCGTCGACCTTTTGGTTATGGTGCGTCTCGACGATCTCACAGTCAAAGCCGGGCAGCTCGTGTGTGGCCTGTGCCACCAGATGACGCAGGGCTGCGATGCCGATGGAGTAGTTGCCAGAGTGCATGACCCGGGCGTTCTGACCCAGCTCGCGCAGGCGATCCATCTGCTCGGGCGTATAGCCTGTGGTGCCCGAGACCAACGCCGCACCCGTGCGCTCGACATAGGCGACGACGGCATCGAAGGTCACGACGTTTGAGAAGTCGATGATGACGTCGGCTGCCGGGGCGTTCTCGAGCTCGGACAAGTCGAAGCCAATCTGGGCGACGATGTCGAAAACGGGCTGACCGGCGGCATTGACAATGCCCTCGGCGGCAGTGCGAATGAGCGAGCCCATGCGGCCCGTTCCCATAATGACGGTCTTAATCAAGCAGACCAGCTCCCTTCAGAGCATCGGTAAGTGCAGAGCGCGTGTCGTCTGCCATGGGGCACAGCGGCATGCGATAGTTTGCCTCGATCATGCCCATCTGGGCGAGTGCTTCTTTGACGGGGATGGGGTTGACCTCGCTAAAGAGGGCATTGATGAGCGGCTGACCGGCAATTTGGATATCGCGGGCGCGTGCCACGTCACCGTCCAGATAGGCGCGGCACATGTCATGCACGAGCTGCGGCTGAACGTCGGCCCACACGCTGATGGTGCCCGAGGCGCCCAGGCTCATGAGCGGCACGGTAAGCGCGTCCTCGCCTGAGTACATGCGGAAGTCGTCGGACAGCAGGTGGGCGATCTTGGCCGCGTAGGCGACGTTGCCCGAGGCTTCCTTAATACCCATGATGTTGGGGTGCGCGGCCAAGCGCTCTACGTTGCGCTCGCTGATGCCGCAGCCGCAGCGGCCGGGAATGTTGTAGAGGATGCAGGGGATGTCCACGGCATCGGCGACGGTCTTAAAGTGCTGATAGATACCCTCTTCATTGGACTTGTTGTAGTAGGGGGTGATGAGCAGCAGTCCGTCAGCTCCCAAGCCCTGGTAAGTGAGCGACTTGGTGAGCATGGTTTGCGTGGAGTTGGAGCCCGAGCCGGCGATGACGGGGACGCGTCCTGCAACTTGCTTGACCACGGCGGCGACAACGGAGTTGTCCTCGTCGTCGGTCATCGTGGCGCTCTCGCCGGTGGTGCCCAGGGTGAGGATGGCGTCGGTGCCGTTTTGCAGGTGGAAATCGATAAGGCGCCCGAGCGCGTCAAAGTCGACGCTGCCGTCCTTTTTAAACGGCGTAACAAGGGCGACGATTGAGCCTTCAAGATTGCGGATGTCCATGTTCTTCTCCTTCGCGTCCGCGATCTGGATGCGTTTGTTCCATTGGGCGGCGACGGCCAAGCGCTCGTCTTGGGCGCGACGGCGGGCACTTTCGGCGCGCGACTTGGCCAGCAGCTCTCGGCCGCTCGGCAGCACGTCGAGCGTGGCAAAATAATCGCCCGGGCGTTCGGCGCGGCGGATGAGCTCGGCCGAGCCATCGGGACGCAGCAGCACCTCGGCGGAGCGCAGACGGCCGTTGTAGTTATAGCCCATGGAGTAGCCATGCGCGCCGGTATCGTGGATCACGAGCAGGTCGCCCATATCGATATGTGGCAACTCGCGATCGATGGCGAACTTGTCGTTATTCTCGCATAGGTTGCCCGTGATGTCGTAGGTGTCCGTAACAGGTGCTGTGGTCTTGTCGGCGCCACCCGGCTGACCCATCACCGTAACGTGGTGGTAAGCGCCGTACATGGCAGGACGGATCAGATCGACGGCGCTTGCATCAACACCGATATAGTCCTTGTAGATCTGCTTCTCGTGGATAGCCTTGGTGACCAGGCAGCCGTAGGGGCCCATCATAAAGCGGCCCATCTCGGTGCAGATGGCCACATCGCCCATACCGGCGGGAACTAGGATCTCGTCGTAGGCCGCGTGCACCCCCTCGCCGATGGCGTGAATGTCGTTGGCCTGCTGCTCGGGCAGGTAGGGGATGCCGACGCCGCCGGACAGATTGATGAAGGCGACATGTGCGCCGGTCTCGCGCTCCAGGCGCACGGCAAGCTCAAAGAGGATGCGCGCGAGCTTGGGGTAGTAGTCGTTGGTGACGGTGTTGCTGGCAAGGAATGCGTGGATGCCAAAGTTTTCGCCGCCCTTGGCCTTGAGCAGGCGTAAGGCCTCGAAGAGTTGCTCGGTGGTCATGCCGTACTTGGAGTCGCCGGGGTTATCCATGATGCCGTTGGAGAGCTGGAACAGTCCGCCCGGATTAAAGCGGCAGCTGACCGTCTTGGGGATGGGCCCCGCAACGTGCTCAAAGAACTCGATGTGGCTGATGTCGTCAAAGTTGACGATGGCGCCCAGCTTGTCGGCGAGCTCAAAGTCCGCTGCCGGCGTGTCGTTGGACGAGAACATGATGTCGTGTCCCGTGATACCCAGCGAGCGGGCGATCATGAGCTCGGTATAGCTCGAGCAATCGCAGCCGCAGCCGTATTCGTTGAGAATGGAGATGAGCGCCGGGTTGGGATTTGCCTTGACGGCAAAGTATTCCTTAAAGCCCGGGTTCCATGCGAAGGCGTCGCGCACCTCTTGCATGTTGCGGCGGATGCCCGCCTCGTCGTATAGATGAAACGGCGTGGGGAACTGCTCGACGATATGCTCGAGCGCCTCCTTGTCCACAAACGGCTGCTTGGCCGCATATGCCTCGTTGGGGGTCAATGCCATGTCCCGTAAACCTCGCTATCCAGACGGCGCCACCTGCGCATCGAATCCGCATAGCGTGGACCCAATGTCCGGATAGCGCTCCCGCATTGCTGCAGACAGTCCTGCGGGTGTTTCCCGCAGGCCCACCAGGTTGTTCGTGCCCGAAAAGCCCAGTTCGGCGGGTTTCGCCTCCCCACGGGGTCAAAGCCTGCCGGCTCGCCCGCGGTTCTTCGTGCCCGCGCCTCTATCAAGTGGTAAAGACCCTACCACGTTGCACTTTACCAAACAAGAGTATTCGTATATAACGTTTAAAAAATGCAGGGACATGCTAGAAACAAGGGCTTCACAATTCTGCATCACAATAAGTGAAACTGATGTGTCTCACGAAAGGATCCTCTATGACCGAGCTCCAAGAACTCCGTCGCTATCGCCGCGATCTTCATCGCATTCCGGAGCTCGATTTCGATCTTCCTCAAACCATAGCCTATATCGAGGGCGTGTTGGCGCCGCTCACCTGCGAGGTGACCTATCCGTGCCCCAGCTGCGTCTGTGCTTTCTTCGACGCTGGCACGGGCGCCGCGCATGCCACGGCGATTCGCGCCGATATGGACGCGCTGCCCATCGCGGAGGCGACGGGTGCGGCCTTTGCCTCGACGCATCCCGGAAAGATGCACGCTTGCGGACACGATGGACACATGGCCATGGCACTTGCCGCCGCGACGTATGTCGACCGTACGATTCGCGAGCAGCCAGGTGCCATCAAACACAACGTGCTCTTTGTGTTCCAGCCTGCCGAGGAGACGACCGGTGGCGCCAAGACGGTATGCGAGAGCGGTGTGTTCGAGCGCTACGGGGTCGACCGCATTTTTGGCTTTCACGTGTGGCCCGATCTGCCTGCGAACACGTTGGCGAGTTGTTCCGGCCCGCTGCTGGCGCGCTCGAGCGAGACACATATCCACATTCACGGTACGAGTATCCATATTGCTAAGACTTATGGTGTGCCGGTCGAGGAGTCGCACGATGCGGCCTTGGCGGCAGCAAAGTTTTTGGTTGCCGAGCGCGAGCTGATGGACGAGCTGGGCGCCGACGAGCCCTGTATCGGCAAGTTTGGTCTGTTGCAGGCCGGTACCGTCTGCAACGCCGTGGCGGGGGAGGCCCATGTTGCCGGCAGCCTGCGCGTGTTTACGGACGACATGTTCGACCGTGCACGCGAGGGTGTGCACCGCGTGCTTGATGAGGCATGCGCTGCAACGGGCTGCACGTACGATCTCGACTTTGCCGAGGGCTATCCGCCGGTTGACAACGACCCCGAGCTATTTGCCAATGTCGCGCCTGCCTTGCCCGAGCTGCAGCTCGTGGATGAGCCTTTGCTGATTGCCGAGGATTTCGCCTTCTATCAGCGCCATCTGCCGGGCGTGTTCTTCCTGCTGGGCACGGGCGTGCCGGAGGGACAAGAAAACCCGATCGACGCAGACGGCTGCCCAGCCTATGCGATGAGCACTCTTCACACTGATACCATGCTCTTTGATGAGGAAATTTTGCTCAAGGGCCTCGATGTCTACAAACGATTGCTTGACTTGGAGTGATGATGAAGCGCCGACAGACTGCCGTGTATAGTCCTGGTGGGTGCGGGTGCGGCTTGCTGCTACTCCCGGTTATTGCTGTGAGCATTGGCGTGATGTTTGCGTTTGCTGGACTGGCGGCGGCGGCACTTGTACTGTTGATCGTGGCCATTGGCGTGACGATTTGGCTGTGCCGTTCTCGCGAGCAACGTCGTGCCGACGGCAAGACCAATGCCGGATGGGCCATCTTTTTGGTTGTCGCCTACCTATTGAGCATCAGTTATCTGGCGTTCTTTATCTTGTTGCTTGTGAGTACCTTTACCGGGGAATCCGTCATGGTGGGGTAGGCTTCGACGAGCCTCTTGAAGATGGAACAAAAATGGAGCCGGATGGGAAATACCCCCATCCGGCTCCATTGCTCAATATTGGCATGCGCTTCTACTCGGCTGCCTCGCGGCGAGCGACCTCGTCGATCAAGATAGCATCGCCGTGCTTGGCGGCGGCAATGCTTGCGGCCATAAACATGCCCATTGCCGTGATGTAGGCGAAGAGCATCGACGGCGCCACGTCCATAACGATGCCGGAGAGAATCGGTGTCGCCACCTGAGCCGCCATGCTCACGGTGTAGTAGTAACCGGAGTAGCGGCCCACGCTTTGGGAGCTGCAGCACTCCAGAATCATCGTGTACACGCACAAGTCCACACCGCCCAGCGCGACGCCCATCAGCAAAAAGACGCCGTACAGCACGGGTGAGAAGCCGGGTGCCAGCCAAAGAAACGCGGGGTACAAAACCATGATGACGGCGGTGCCCAGGGCGACCTTTTTGCGGCCGATTTTGAGCGAAAGGTTTGCCAGGGGTACGTAGCTTAGCAGCGCGCCTGCAATCGTCACGATATTGATGACGGCATAGGAACCGCCTTCCATGCCGTAGAACATATCGGCATAGCGGCTGATATTGGTGGTCATGGCGTTATAGCTCATGTAATAGAAAAACGTTGCGGCGAGCAGCATGATGATGGAGCGACGCACGCCGGTGTCTGCAACGCGTTCCTTGCCGCCAGCCTCGGGGGAGTCATCTTTGTCAATCTGATCCTCGTCGATGCCCATGGACAGCGATTTCTCGCGCATCTTTTCGACGAGGGCGGGCTCACGGACAAAGATGCCGTAGACAACGGCCGACACGAGGATAAAGGCGGCCTGCAAGATAAAGAGCGGAAGATAATCGGGCTTGTCGGCCTTGG
Proteins encoded:
- the dapB gene encoding 4-hydroxy-tetrahydrodipicolinate reductase; protein product: MIKTVIMGTGRMGSLIRTAAEGIVNAAGQPVFDIVAQIGFDLSELENAPAADVIIDFSNVVTFDAVVAYVERTGAALVSGTTGYTPEQMDRLRELGQNARVMHSGNYSIGIAALRHLVAQATHELPGFDCEIVETHHNQKVDAPSGTAKLLLDAVVEAEPEAGYHPVYGREGMCGARDPKEIGMHSLRGGTVAGVHEVSFFGQDEEVTLTHRATSRQIFVNGALAAAQKLVTHEPGFYTFDQVMFA
- the dapA gene encoding 4-hydroxy-tetrahydrodipicolinate synthase; translated protein: MALTPNEAYAAKQPFVDKEALEHIVEQFPTPFHLYDEAGIRRNMQEVRDAFAWNPGFKEYFAVKANPNPALISILNEYGCGCDCSSYTELMIARSLGITGHDIMFSSNDTPAADFELADKLGAIVNFDDISHIEFFEHVAGPIPKTVSCRFNPGGLFQLSNGIMDNPGDSKYGMTTEQLFEALRLLKAKGGENFGIHAFLASNTVTNDYYPKLARILFELAVRLERETGAHVAFINLSGGVGIPYLPEQQANDIHAIGEGVHAAYDEILVPAGMGDVAICTEMGRFMMGPYGCLVTKAIHEKQIYKDYIGVDASAVDLIRPAMYGAYHHVTVMGQPGGADKTTAPVTDTYDITGNLCENNDKFAIDRELPHIDMGDLLVIHDTGAHGYSMGYNYNGRLRSAEVLLRPDGSAELIRRAERPGDYFATLDVLPSGRELLAKSRAESARRRAQDERLAVAAQWNKRIQIADAKEKNMDIRNLEGSIVALVTPFKKDGSVDFDALGRLIDFHLQNGTDAILTLGTTGESATMTDDEDNSVVAAVVKQVAGRVPVIAGSGSNSTQTMLTKSLTYQGLGADGLLLITPYYNKSNEEGIYQHFKTVADAVDIPCILYNIPGRCGCGISERNVERLAAHPNIMGIKEASGNVAYAAKIAHLLSDDFRMYSGEDALTVPLMSLGASGTISVWADVQPQLVHDMCRAYLDGDVARARDIQIAGQPLINALFSEVNPIPVKEALAQMGMIEANYRMPLCPMADDTRSALTDALKGAGLLD
- a CDS encoding amidohydrolase, with amino-acid sequence MTELQELRRYRRDLHRIPELDFDLPQTIAYIEGVLAPLTCEVTYPCPSCVCAFFDAGTGAAHATAIRADMDALPIAEATGAAFASTHPGKMHACGHDGHMAMALAAATYVDRTIREQPGAIKHNVLFVFQPAEETTGGAKTVCESGVFERYGVDRIFGFHVWPDLPANTLASCSGPLLARSSETHIHIHGTSIHIAKTYGVPVEESHDAALAAAKFLVAERELMDELGADEPCIGKFGLLQAGTVCNAVAGEAHVAGSLRVFTDDMFDRAREGVHRVLDEACAATGCTYDLDFAEGYPPVDNDPELFANVAPALPELQLVDEPLLIAEDFAFYQRHLPGVFFLLGTGVPEGQENPIDADGCPAYAMSTLHTDTMLFDEEILLKGLDVYKRLLDLE
- a CDS encoding MFS transporter, which gives rise to MTQPNLKRAARLDTKAVALASLPFMGMISFWQVYDGIVPKMLTGTFGLSNSLTGAIMAIDNVFGLFLLPLFGILSDRCASNLGRRTPFILGGSAVAMLSVPLIAIANNMGSLTLLIGAIILTLLAICAYRTMTVAIVADITPRPLRTKADSIEKIVGYAGTGLMLVAISVMVPKADKPDYLPLFILQAAFILVSAVVYGIFVREPALVEKMREKSLSMGIDEDQIDKDDSPEAGGKERVADTGVRRSIIMLLAATFFYYMSYNAMTTNISRYADMFYGMEGGSYAVINIVTIAGALLSYVPLANLSLKIGRKKVALGTAVIMVLYPAFLWLAPGFSPVLYGVFLLMGVALGGVDLCVYTMILECCSSQSVGRYSGYYYTVSMAAQVATPILSGIVMDVAPSMLFAYITAMGMFMAASIAAAKHGDAILIDEVARREAAE